TGGCTTGCTAATAATATCCCACTAGTTAAAATTAACCTAAAATGTACATCACTCGAGCCCCTTCTAAGATATAACTCTATATATTGTCTTGCTGTTTTTAACTCAAATGGCTTCGAAGTCGGCAGAATCTTTGCTTGTTTTTAGTTAAATTACAACATGATGATTAATTCAAATGTATTACTTTGGACTTgggagtgttttttttttattattatacacaTCCACAAGCATGTCTGTCAGCTTCCTCTTGAAATTTGTTGCTAGTAAATTGACTTGCTCGAGAGCAAAGCTAATGGGTTTTCGTTCAACAatgttcattaattttatcaacatCGATTGATGAAACCTAAACGTATATatctttgttttcttgattAGTTAGTCAAGATCacgttaattattaattaattaattaatctcaaCATATACATAGGGACTAAACTAAAGGTACGTGCATGTATGGCTTCCAAGTTGACTGTGAGCCTCGAACCAAATTAGAAACTTCTCAAgatacattaaatttaatctttataaaGTATCTATAAACTTGAGTGGAAGCACGTGTACATACAGGCTTCTCgtagcaataaaatttaaaatttcaactcCTAAACTATGTGAATGATCTTAAGATAAGCTCAAACTATCTTCAagcttttttttcaatttttttactagtttttatatatctatcatttatgtatatattagattaaatgtcatgacccaacccagacctaataaaatattgtcaaCTGCACAGTTTTGTTCCTAGGGCGCTCATACACCTCAAAACGTGTATTGCCAAATAAGGTGTgaatcaccccttataaacccagcatctctctcgtgctttgccgatgtgaaattcgcctagggtgttacacaCACTCTCCTCTTAGGGACTCAACATCAtagctgaggtttgccccaccatcgctcaagaggacacatggagccgctctgataccatctGTCATGACTTAACTCAGACTTGGTAAGATATTGTCCACTTTGGGCCTTGTTAAGTCTTTCCAATTAAGGTCatcatcgctcaagaggacaaaTGGAGCCACCCTGATACCatatgtcatgacccaacccagacttGTCAAGATATTGTCTGCTTTGGggcttaacaaggcccgcacaggtcttgccaattaaggtgtggatcatcATTTATAAACTCAGCATCTCTCTGTGCTTTGCTGGTGTGGGATCCGCCTAgagtgttacatacacccccttggggactcagtGTTCTCGCTGAGATTTGCTCCATCATCGCTCAAGAGAACACGCAGAGCCACTCTGATATCGtttgtcatgacccaacccagacctagCAAAATATTGTCCACTTTGAGCCTTAACAATGTCCGCATAGTTTTGTTTCTAGGGTGCTCACCAGGTCTTTctaattaaggtgtggatcacccccttatgaacccagcatctctcccgtgctttgccgatgtgggattcgcctagagTATTACATTAAATCTCatcaaatttaaacaaaaataacgtGGAAACGTGAAgtaaggtaaaaaaaattagggaaaTAACTAACTACCCTATGGTGGGacagtttttaaaattaaaaaaatcatatcaacctTAATCTTAATCTTTCGTAAGCTTACATCTAATTATCAGAAAATTAtgcttaaaattaatatacatacatacataaatacatatatgtgtgtgtgtgtaggtTATAATAAGAAATCTCTAACTATATTAAATTCAGAGACAATAtagaagacaaaaaaaatacaaactttaacataatatattttatcctgtaatatattaaaatctgtaattttttttaatcttttagctTATCTCTGAAAAAAGGATAGCATACCGTGACGGATGACAAAATCTCGTGCATGCTATCACTGAAGTGAAAGCTAAACAGGCTCTAGAGCTTTGGTGAATCATGTGACCCAAAACTTGTCGTACTTTAAATTGAAATCTTTGTTCATCAATGTTGAAAACAAATGGTAGTGTGCTAACTCTAAAATCCTATTGCGCATTTGTTGCTTTTTCCAATTGATGTTTGAAGTATAAGCACACTTCTGATATAGTACTGTGGGTGGTGCAATTCATTTATGATGAATGAAATTGTCACGTAACATTAGAACTTTATTCGATACTTCAattctattatatatatattatatgtatatatttatatggGTGGTGCAATTCATTTATGGTGCGactaaacaaaaattttaaaagataacaGAAACTCAAGAGTATGCAAcgcaaaaatttgaaatttgcaaCAAAAATGAAGGAAAGGCTTCAGTAGCTGGAGGCAGTCCATCGTAAGATGCATGACTCGGTAAACTTCTTGTCTCTTTCTATATATAGCACCAGTccgaaaattgaaaaaaagaaaaaaaaaaggcaagaaACTTTATGTGATGAGcaaagttttaatttgagtCAGACAAAAGGCACCTTATACAGTGCGATTATCTGATTCTTTATTAGGGGATtagataaaaggaaaatgcccaccaaaaattaaagacCAATCATTTCCTATCAAACGTGCATTGTATTGTATGTTTGTCTTTGACCTTCAACTTTCAGCCCTTTTGAGGTTTGCCAAATTGCCTTTCTTTTTCTAGTGCCTTTGCTTGCCTCCTTTTGGTGATTGATCCAACATCACTGCTCGATCACTAGttttattctttcattttttaaaaaaatttttctcAGTGTTGCTTGCAGCTAGCTAGCATCTTGATATATCCGATAGAAGGTCTTTACAAGGGGGagaaaaaaacatataaaggCTCAAATAAACTAAACATGTAATCATTTGAAGTTGCATTATTGTTGAAGAaactcaatttcattttttggacGTTAAGGTGAAAGCATGCATAAAGCTAGCTAAAAGTAGAACACAAATTACAAAGAAGAATATATTTAAGGCTATACTAAACCCAAGAATTTACTTTCTTGCAAGGTTCATTGTGGAGAGTGCATATATTTGAAtatcaaatacaaattaacGGTCCAATTAATTTGGAATCTATGCAAACAAACGAACAAATCCAAATTCCACAGATCCTTTTGAAATAATTGTAAAAGatgttgttttataatttcataatgaAGGAGACAAAGGTATATATAGCTAGGATGAaatttgatgattgatgaagCTTAAGTAAATAGAGGTAACTAGCGCATTACACTTTGGTTTAGATGTGGCAATTGATGCCGGTATGGATTTTGCGGATTACAATGTAATTATTTGTTGGTTTTCCCTCTTCATCTCATTATCTTTTTATGTCTTTATGATGAAGAGCTGGTTCACATAAATCTCACATCCTAAATAATCACTACTAAGcccatgaaattaaaaaaaaaatgattatcttACAAAATGGTATATGATTGACAGTTTGCAATTTTACATGGAACTGAAGCATCTTTAAAATGAGTCTTGGTAGGTggtaacccttaaaaaaattgataataaaaaatttacaatataaaaCCCAGATGGGACCCAATTGcagttgttattttatttgttatatttattcattGATAGTAACAAAACATAAGAACCAAATGAAATGAACAGATTGAATTATGTGTGTACATGCAAATTATCCCATGAACTAGGCTATATATAAACCATAGTCACCTCTCTGTCTCTTGtcacttttctttcttttaaaattaattcctgattttttcacttttaagcATCGATCTTCTATCAAAAGCCACCAACTGAGGTTTACTTCTTTTAATGCAAATGCTAAAAGCCCACCATTGCAAAAGCTTCAAAGGTGACATTGCTTTCTTGGACAAGTGACTGGTCAACAAAATTGACACCCTTTTAACCACTATAcctatgtatgtatatatatgttgttACGTGCACATACACATATATGCTGCcatattgaaaaacaaaacttataaGTTTTTTGAATGTATATTAGATTTTGCTAAGAACCCATTTGGTTTATGAGCCAGCAGAATTGGTTCAGCTTttcaaaaaccaaaaccaatATTTGTGAGTAGTTTCACTCTATCAGTGTGTTTTTATGCACATTATGAGCAGAGATTATTCTCTAGCAATTAATGAACTTTGGATGTTTCTTTTATGttgtgttttttcttttgtttaagaAGTTGTCAATATCTGATATTGCATTTAATGCTTGTTTCAGtgtaaaattttcaactcTGTGGGGACTAAGCCTAAGTTTGGTACTTGGCTATTATGAGTGAAAAATATTGGCGGGGTGGCTCTATTTTTAAGCCACTCGTGCTCAAGGTAGCAAGAGCTTCAAGACACAAGCGTTCTAATAGGTAgcattttgttctttattatcatttcttttcattaaaaaaacactttgataatcatattaatactTGAAGAATAATAATTCACAAATGCTATAGCAATGTTGTGATTTGTCATTATCATaaactttaaagaaattatgcTTCTGGGGTGTATGAGTACTGCATtgcaaatatattttctttaatgctTTTGTAGAAGGTAGTTCTATTAAGTGTTAGATGATTTGCCTCTTTGATTCTGTTGCTTCATTCCCATGCATCTATCCAACTATACTGATTAGTCCTAAACTGGTTTCAATGCTCTTAACAAGGAAAAGCTTCAAAATAACCTCTTCTTTTTTAGTTGTTACTATGTTCTCTTCTATTGTGTTATTAATGAATCAGTGACAAGGGCTAACAGATTCTTCTGGAATGTGTTTGCAGTATGTATAACAGCAGTAAATGAACTCAAAAGATTAACGTATAATGAAGTTAACTTTCTATAATGAAGTTTGTTGTGTTTCATTTATATCATATTTGTTCTCTTCTATTGACAGTGATCCAGTTGAAAGAAAAGCAGGGGAAGACAAAATGGACAACATCCAAGAAGCATCTCATGGCTTTAAGCCGGTAAAAGTTTCGTGCTTCTAATGTTTTCTTACTGCCGAATTCTTGAATGTAGCACCAGGCATTTTCTATGACTGAAAAATCCTCTTCAAGATAAATGTGAACTGTTAATTCTTTTGTAGATTGTGTTCCCCAGTACCACACCGAAATTGGCTACTTCTTTCATACTGGCCTTGGATATttacttgttttcttttgtttccgttatcaacttttttttttcttttccatgaaaattttaagaggAAGGTAAGCTCTTCCAATCAGATCTGAATAATTTCCACGCTTATTTGGTCCAGAAAGTTCTTACTAATTGTCAACTTTTGTTCACAGAAGGATTTGGGAGAGCTTAAGAACTCTGATGaagtgaaaaagaagaaaacctCTAATGCCGAGGTTCAAAATTCATTAGTGCAAGAGGTATTTAATGAAGTCTGAATCTCatgaagttttttaaaaatgggCTGGAACagaacttttattttctggTTCTTTGAGTAGTGCTTTGAGTCTCTGTTAAACTGGGAGTTTCCAGAAGTCCTGGTTATTTGATATCCACTTTACTACAAATAACAAATACTCCAAAATTCAATCGGTTTAAAATGAGATGTTAGTCTATACCTACATAGTTTATTAGTTActtcatcatttttcttctctcttttgcAGATTCTACAGCTTCAAGACAGCTTAGAGGACCAATTTGTGGTACGCCGTGCATTTGAGACTGCCTTAAGTTATAGGCCCTTTTCCCTTGACACAATGACAGATAAGTCAATCCCGAAGGTAAATCCTGTGTATGTATCTAAAAGAAGCATTCCTGCTTGTATTTCCTTATTAATTAGATATTTTCTgaagaaagaatttaaattttactgttaCACTTATGTGAAAAATCAATTTGCTGGATAATCTAACTGCATTTGATATTGTGTTTAAATCACTAAAAATGTAAACTAAAGCATTTCATATTGGAAAACTGATTCCTGGTCTAATTGATCCTCAATGAAAATCATAGCAGAATACCAACTGAGCTTGAGAATCAGCTCCTCGTTTGGCTTTCATTTTAGCCAATTACTTTTCTATGGCACATCTTTTTTGCCATTCATTTACttctacaaattattttattttcccttttcttgttttcaggATGCCAAGGAACTGATCAAGGAAATAGCAGTGTTAGAACTGGAAGTTAAGTATTTGGAACAAtatattctttctttatatcGAAAAACTTTTGATGAAAGAATGAATTCAGCTTCAGAAGCACAGGAAGGGAAGTTTTCAGAAGCTTCTCAATATGATATTACTTCAGAGAAAGTGAATTCTGGCATTCAAATAAGTAATTCAGCCTCTTGTAGATATTCATCTAATGATCCTCCAAAGAAATGCAATGACAATTGGCAACCACAAGAACTTTTAGATGCTGGCATTCGTCGGAGCCACTCTTCATTGTCTCACCATTCTGCATGTTCGATTAGAGCATCATCTCCATTAAAATCATTGGACAAAGCTGTAGATTCATACCATTCCCTGCCTTTATCAATGTTAGAGGTACTCTGATCCTtaatatgaactaaattaCCCAAAGGGTAATTAATGTTCCTTTGTAGCTGTTTCTGTCTTTAGATAGCACTAAACAGCTTCTCTAATATGTGGGTTCCGATGTTTTCTCTTCAGCAAGCTCCGGCTGATACTTCTGGCGGAGTAAGCTTGGCAGAGCATCTAGGGACATCGGTTTCTGATCATGTTCCGGAGACACCAAACTGGCTTTCAGAGGAAATTATCAAGTTTATTTCAGAAATATATTGTGAACTTGCAGACCCGCCTTTGATGCTTCATGATTGTCCATTCTCTCCAATTTCATACTCATCATCGTTAGATATAGTATCTTCACGAGTTCAAGCAGATATTTGGAGTCCACAATGTGGGAATTTTTCATCCTTCAATTCACACTTCGACAACCCTTTCAGCATTGGGGTGTCTAAGGAATTCAGTGGACCATACTGCACATTGGCAAAGGTGGAAAAGATTTGCAGAGATGATAAGAAGTTGAAGGATATTGAACCAAAGCTACAATATTATAGGTGAGCCTTCTCACATAACCAAATCATTAAGCCTATTATGTTTGTTGGCCAACAAAgataacaaacatataaaAACTACTCCATTGCAGGTCTCTTATTAATCGATTGGAAGAAGTTGATCCTAGAAGAATGAAGCATGAACAGAAGCTAGCTTTCTGGATCAATGTGCACAATGCTCTAGTGATGCATGTGTGTTTCCAAACCTAAGAATAGAGTTTATCATTATATATCTTCTGCAATAAAATGAGCAAATGCAACTCATTCATTGGTTTTTGTCGTACAGGCATACTTGGTTTATGGAATTccaaaaaataatctaaaaagaCAATCATTGTTACTCAAGGTCAGTGTCTCTGGTTAATTAACTTCAGCaagtaaaatttcttttgatatttatgaataaatttgtgGTTTATTTAGGCTGCATATAGTATCGGGGGCCAAACAATAAACATTGACATGATCCAAAGTTATATTCTAGGATGCCGAATGCCTCGTCCAGGACAGGTAAATTAGACATCTTCAAATCTTTATGATTATGAGAAGATAGTTATTCTTGTTTACATGCTTCTGACAGAGCTTAGTTCTTTTTGTAGTGGCTGcgttttctattttcttcaaaGGCAAAGTTTAAGGTTGGAGATGCAAGAAAAGCATACACAATTGAGCACCCGGAACCTCGTTTACACTTTGCATTGTGCTCAGGATGTTACTCTGATGCTGTGGTATGCCACTCTTTTTAGATCCAAACATCTTATTGTCATGCATGTATGAATGTAATTCATTAGTATGATCATAATGCAAGAAAGATGCATCATGTTACCATTTTCTTATgcataaaattgaatatttatcATGAGTCATTTCGTTTACTCTCTCTTTAGGTCCGTATATACACACCCAAAAGAGTGTTCCAGGACCTGGAAACTGCAAAAGAAGAGTACATTCAGTCAAACTTCAGCATAAACAAGGAACAGAAAATTATGATACCAAAGATAGTGGACTCTTTTGCAAAAGATTCAGATATGTGTCAAGCTGGTTTGTTGGAGATGATTGAGCATATTTTGCCTGATTCTCTAAAGAAGAACATTCAGCAATGTCAGAACAAAAGATCCGGGAAAAGCATTGAATGGATCCCCCATAACTTTGCGTTCCGATTTCTGCTTTCAAAAGAACTAGCATAACCACTCCCCCATGATCCTCATCTAGGG
This window of the Citrus sinensis cultivar Valencia sweet orange chromosome 8, DVS_A1.0, whole genome shotgun sequence genome carries:
- the LOC102631063 gene encoding uncharacterized protein LOC102631063 produces the protein MSEKYWRGGSIFKPLVLKVARASRHKRSNSDPVERKAGEDKMDNIQEASHGFKPKDLGELKNSDEVKKKKTSNAEVQNSLVQEILQLQDSLEDQFVVRRAFETALSYRPFSLDTMTDKSIPKDAKELIKEIAVLELEVKYLEQYILSLYRKTFDERMNSASEAQEGKFSEASQYDITSEKVNSGIQISNSASCRYSSNDPPKKCNDNWQPQELLDAGIRRSHSSLSHHSACSIRASSPLKSLDKAVDSYHSLPLSMLEQAPADTSGGVSLAEHLGTSVSDHVPETPNWLSEEIIKFISEIYCELADPPLMLHDCPFSPISYSSSLDIVSSRVQADIWSPQCGNFSSFNSHFDNPFSIGVSKEFSGPYCTLAKVEKICRDDKKLKDIEPKLQYYRSLINRLEEVDPRRMKHEQKLAFWINVHNALVMHAYLVYGIPKNNLKRQSLLLKAAYSIGGQTINIDMIQSYILGCRMPRPGQWLRFLFSSKAKFKVGDARKAYTIEHPEPRLHFALCSGCYSDAVVRIYTPKRVFQDLETAKEEYIQSNFSINKEQKIMIPKIVDSFAKDSDMCQAGLLEMIEHILPDSLKKNIQQCQNKRSGKSIEWIPHNFAFRFLLSKELA